One Purpureocillium takamizusanense chromosome 1, complete sequence genomic window carries:
- a CDS encoding uncharacterized protein (COG:A~EggNog:ENOG503NZGT), which yields MASGKEENAKGPAPGPDGEEDDYMTMIIPDPVKKETSLQRATRLKREARERGVIKSKAQLAKEADEAREKALSTSLFDAPRTQQSKGLAMMAKMGFTGGGLGKQSAKGTPPAGITEPISVAVKDNRGGVGLDAEKRRRAEESGEGQRAAKAARLFEDIDPATYRERMSRERQAEKWERQVTAAQRVAATLDGENIPGEEAEDDEIPPAERRPISTRRLKSYPKEYRAYVRKVQEQDRLKRDRALLAARRHDRDLNGDEDNDDLTALGKKVEEYVEAEDLDESDEELEEFTNLGADEQLNSVVMYLREKHNYCFWCKTAYPDRDMDGCPGTTEDDHD from the coding sequence ATGGCGTCTGGCAAAGAGGAGAATGCAAAGGGCCCGGCTCCCGGCCccgacggagaagaagatgacTACATGACTATGATCATCCCGGACCCCGTCAAGAAAGAGACTTCTTTACAACGTGCGACGCGACTCAAGCGCGAGGCCCGGGAACGCGGCGTGATCAAGTCCAAAGCGCAGCTTGCAAAGGAAGCCGACGAAGCGCGCGAGAAGGCCCTGTCTACGTCTTTATTCGACGCGCCGCGCACGCAGCAGAGCAAGGggctggccatgatggccaagaTGGGATTCACCGGTGGAGGGCTCGGCAAACAGTCTGCAAAGGGCACGCCGCCTGCGGGCATCACGGAACCCATCAGCGTGGCCGTAAAGGACAaccgtggcggcgtcggcctcgacgccgagaagaggaggcgcgccgaggagTCGGGCGAGGGACAGCGGGCGGCGAAAGCGGCCAGGCTGTTTGAGGACATTGATCCAGCCACGTACAGGGAAAGGATGAGCAGGGAGCGCCAGGCCGAGAAATGGGAGAGGCAGGTTACGGCGGCCCAACGAGTCGCAGCAACCCTCGACGGCGAAAACATACccggcgaggaagctgaAGATGACGAGATCCCGCCAGCAGAGCGCCGCCCTATATCAACGCGGCGCCTCAAATCGTATCCCAAAGAGTACAGGGCGTATGTCCGCAAGGTACAGGAACAGGACCGCCTTAAGCGCGACCGCGCCTTGCTTGCCgcacgccgccacgaccgcgACCTCAACGGCGATGAAGACAACGACGATCTCACTGCCCTCGGCAAAAAGGTCGAAGAATACGTGGAGGCGGAGGACTTGGACGAGAGTGACGAGGAGTTGGAGGAATTCACCAACCTCGGTGCCGACGAGCAATTGAACAGCGTCGTCATGTATCTACGGGAGAAGCACAACTACTGCTTCTGGTGCAAGACGGCGTACCCTGACCGGGACATGGATGGTTGTCCGGGCACTACGGAAGATGATCATGACTGA
- a CDS encoding uncharacterized protein (SECRETED:SignalP(1-20~SECRETED:cutsite=TAA-WD~SECRETED:prob=0.8066)~EggNog:ENOG503NUV2~COG:O~TransMembrane:1 (n3-14c19/20o169-190i)) has protein sequence MKIAYLSIGILSLLSPLTAAWDKEDREIFRIRDEIAAHEPNPGATFYEILGILPSASQDDINKAYRKKTRSLHPDKVKQQLKADRAKAAASKKAKSGGGGVHVAKPPTSAEIRTAVKQASECQARLSLIANILRGSSRQRYDHFLSNGFPLWKGTDYYYNRYRPGLGTVMLGLFVLGGGAIHYLVLYMSWKRQKEFVQRYVKFARDTAWGSMGIPGVSAAPAPAPAPASDSDDEAPPMPMNRKQRRMQEKESKKEDGRGRSKKASRKAQSATPPDTSAGPAPTGARKRVVAENGKVLVVDSLGDVFLEEADEEGNVNEYLLDPDELLQPTIKDTAVVRVPLWFFNKTVGRFVTKKHEELGAQDFHDDSDTPQHTPTTDSAGEDFEMLDKSIDSLSKVKTTGAQSGGKANKRKGKKR, from the exons atgAAGATTGCATATCTCTCGATCGGGATATTGTCCCTCCTCAGCCCGCTGACCGCGGCATGGGACAAGGAAG ACCGCGAAATCTTCCGCATCCGCGATGAGATCGCGGCGCACGAGCCGAACCCTGGGGCTACATTCTACGAGATCCTGGGCATCCTCCCGAGCGCGTCGCAGGATGACATCAACAAGGCATATCGCAAGAAGACGAGGTCGCTGCACCCAGACAAGgtcaagcagcagctcaaggccgaccgCGCCAAAGCTGCTGCCTCCAAGAAGGCcaagtcgggcggcggcggcgtgcacgTTGCGAAGCCGCCCACTTCGGCCGAGATCAGGACGGCCGTCAAGCAGGCCTCGGAGTGCCAGGCCCGCCTGTccctcatcgccaacatCCTGCGCGGCTCATCCCGCCAGCGGTACGACCATTTCCTCTCCAACGGATTCCCGCTCTGGAAGGGCaccgactactactacaaccGCTACCGGCCCGGCCTGGGCACCGTCATGCTGGGACTGttcgtgctcggcggcggagccatCCACTACCTCGTCCTGTACATGAGCTGGAAGCGGCAGAAGGAGTTTGTCCAGCGCTACGTCAAGTTCGCCAGGGACACGGCGTGGGGCAGCATGGGCATCCCCGGCGTAagcgcagcgcctgcacccgcgcctgcgcccgcgtccgactcggacgacgaggcccctCCCATGCCCATGAACAGAAAGCAGCGGCGTATGCAAGAGAAGGAGTCCAAAAAGGAAGATGGCCGCGGTCGCTCCAAGAAGGCGAGCCGCAAGGCGCAGAGCGCCACGCCCCCCGACACTTCAGCTGGTCCCGCGCCCACTGGGGCGCGCAAGAGGGTTGTCGCCGAGAATGGCAAGGTCCTTGTTGTCGActccctcggcgacgtctttCTTGAAGaagcggacgaggagggcaacGTCAACGAGTATCTACTTGAT CCCGATGAACTCCTGCAGCCGACGATCAAGGACACAGCGGTCGTCCGTGTCCCTCTCTGGTTCTTCAATAAGACTGTCGGTCGCTTTGTGACCAAGAAGCACGAGGAACTTGGCGCCCAAGATTTCCACGACGATTCGGACACCCCACAGCATACCCCCACCACTGACTCGGCTGGCGAGGATTTTGAGATGTTGGACAAGAGCATCGACTCGCTCAGCAAGGTAAAGACGACCGGCGCCCAGAgtggcggcaaggccaacaagcgcaagggcaagaagaggtAG